The Nicotiana tomentosiformis chromosome 9, ASM39032v3, whole genome shotgun sequence genome contains the following window.
aataatagtttttgaataaataaactttttatttttaaaaagaaaaaaaattattaaagaacaaagaaattttaaattggaagttttttattttttgtaattggttttttattttataattttttattttttgtaattttagttttttattttaaaataattttaaaactccaacttgaaattactttccaatttgaatggataatttttttttaatttatattttttattataaaatattttatcttattattttatagatattgaaattcaaaaacaataaccaataactagttattaactacttatgccatgtggCCTTTTTCTAGGCTGTCACTTGGCCTATGGAGAAGGTTTTTTGCTctcattttaataatatatagatagatatagatttttattttttttaattttagttttttattttaaaatgattGAAAAACTCTAACTTGAAATTACTCTTCAATTTGAATGGAtggatttttttaaattttcgttttttattataaaatatattattttatagatatttaaattcaaaaataataaccaataaataattattaactaaataactaattattaattatttatgCCATGTGACTTTTTTCTAGGTTGCCACTTAGCTTAAGGAGGGgactttttcctctccttttaataatatatagattttttattataaaatattttatcttattattttataggtatttaaattcaaaaacaataaccaataactaattataaactacttatgccatgtggCCTTTTTCTAGGCTGTCACTTGACTTATTGAGAGggttttttcctctccttttaataatatatagatagatatagattttttattatttttaaatttagttttttattttaaaataatttaaaaactctaACTTGAAATTACTCTCTAATTTGAATGGatagattttttttaaatttcgttttttattataaaatattttattttatagatatttaaatttaaaataataaccaataaataattattaactaaataactaattattaactacttatgccatgtgaATGTTTTCTaggttgccacttggcttaagaggagggctttttcctctcctttttaataatatatagattatttttaatttttgttctttattttaaaataattttataactccaacttgaaattactttccaatttgaatggacaattttttattaattattttttattataaaatattttatcttattattttatagatatttaaattcaaaaataataaccaaaactaattattaactactgaTGCTATGTGGTCTTTTTCTAGACTGTCACTTGACTTATGGAGAGGGTTTTTGCATCTCCTTttaatatatagatagatatagatttttttgttttttttaattttagttttttattttaaaataatttaaaaactctaacttgaaattactctccaatttgaatggatagattttttttaattttcgttttttattataaaatattttattttatagatatttaaatttaaaaataataatcaataaataattattaactacttatgccatgtggcttttttctaggttgtcacttggcttaaggagagggctttttcctctccttttaataatatatagatttttttttaattttagttttttattttaaaataattttaaaactccaacttgaaactactttcCAATTTGAATTgacaatttattttttctttttttattataaaatattttatcttattattttatagatatttaaattcaaaaataataaccaataactaattattaactacttatgccatgtgaCCTTTTTCTAGGCTGCCACTTGGCTTATAGAGATgattttttcctctccttttaataatatatagatagatataaattttttatttttttttattttagttttttattttaaaatgatttaaaaactctaacttgaaattactctccaatttgaatggatagatttttttttaattttcattttttattataaaatattttattttatagatatttaaattcaaaaataataactaataaataattattaattaaataactaattattaactacttatacCATGTGATTTTTTTCTAAaatgccacttggcttaaggagaggttttttcctctccttttaataatatatagatttgGATAGCACTAGATTAGGCATTAGAATATTATTAATTACACATCAAACTTTGTATCACTACACTACATCACACTACATCTCTGCCCTTTCTTAATATGTCTGAGAAAGTCAATCCTACCACCTAACCCTTTTTTATCTGTGTTACAATATTCTCCACATTTACAAttatattcttgaaaatttctagTTCTTGGCCTTCCAAATATGGTATACTATTGCTGCCCATGATGCAGCTACAACCTCCTTCTTAACCAGTTGCCATTTCTTCCTTTTAGTTGTATACAAAACTCTTTGTATATCTCTCGGTTGCATTTGAATTCCTACCCAGTGCATTAGAGTGTCTCGAACATCTTTGGACCATTGACACTCCACAAACAAGTGTTGGTTTGTTTTCACTTCTTGATTATCACATAACGCACATTTATCTTCATCCACATGTATGTGAAGAGTACTTAGTCTGGCCTTAGTAAGCGGTCTTCCTTGAGCAGCTAACCACATGATGATCCTATGTTTTGGTTGAGCTATTGCATTCCAGAGAAGATCAGTTGTTGGCCATCTCTTGTGAGGACCTTTAATGGCTATATAACTCCTTGTGATAGAGTAGTTCCCATTGACACTCAGCTTACAGGTGTCACCTTGATACCAGCTCTTCATCTCCTCCTTAAGAGAGTTTAGTTTTCTCCAATACCAACTACAATCCTGTGGAACCTTATGAGTCCAAATATTGACATCAGACTTCATATAGATCCCCTATTTGACCCATATAGGGTCTTTTTTCATGAATAGTTGCCATAGTAACTTCCCAACATAAGCTTTGTTCTATTCCCTACAACTTTTAATGTTGAGATCTCCATACTTCTTTGGCAGAAACACTTTCTCCCAAGCTACTAGTGAAAGCTTCTTCTTCTCACCTGAGCCACCCCACAACTACTCTCTACACTTCTTGTCAATTTTCATTTATAATACTTTGAGGTAGTATAAAGACTGCCTCTCAGAAGCTATGAATTGAGAATAACACTGCAATAACCACCTAAAGCTTCTCTGCATAAGACAACTGCTTAGCATAGTTGAATTTGATTTTGCTGGTTATCTTCTCAACAAGCTGATAACAATCCAACTTGCTCCATTCTTAGATGAAAGTGGTAAACCAAGGTACCTTATAGGAAAAGTACCTAGGGAGAAACATGTATTACTTAGAAGAGTTTCCTTCATTTGATCATCAATGCCTGCCATAAATAGGCTAGATTTGTCCATATTGGCCACCAATCCTAATACACTACTGAAATGTGCCAGAGCCTTTATGACTCTATTCACTCAACCAGTTTTCCTCTTGTAAAACACCATGAGATCATCAGCTAATACTAGATGTGCTAGCTTCAGTTGCTTGCACATAGGATGAAATTTGAAATCTGGTAGAGCACACATACTTCCCAATGTCCTGGACAGATATTCCATAACAAGAATAAATAATAGGGGTGAAATGGGATCAGCTTGTGAAACACCCCTTTTCCCCTAAAAAAATATGACTTTCTCCATTGACATTTATAGAGAACTTAGTAGAGGTTACACATGCCATAATTAATTCTGTGAATTTGGTTGGAAAGCCATAGTTAGTCAATCATGACTTCATCTAAGAATTTTTAATTTACCGTGTCATATGCTTTCCTTAGATATATTTTTATAAGGCACCTAGGAGTAGTCTTCCTATTATAGTGCCTTAATATATCATGACAAATAAGAACATTATGCAGCATAGATCTGCCAGACACAAATGTTGATTGGTTATCTGCTACCAAAAGTTGAAGAGCCACTTTCAATCTGCTACACAACATCTTTAAAATTCACTTGTACAATACATTGCAACAGGATATTGGCCCGAATTGGCTTGCATACTCTAGGTTGTTTAGTTTAGGAATCAGTGCAATATTAGTTGAATTCAAATGATTCAATAACTTTCCATTATTGAAAAACTCCCGAACTGCATTAGTAACCTTTCCCCCTATAATAGGTCAAACTGACTTAAAGAAGCCACTACCATATCTATCAAGACCTGGCTCTTATTACTGTTAATTTGGATCATAGCAGCTTTCACCTCTTTCCTTTCAAATGATTTCAAAAGGTCCACCTACTGTGTAGTTGTTAAAACATATCCATTTTTATGAATGCTTCAGTTGCTTTAGTTCTACTACTTGGTTTCTTTCCCAATATTTCTTCATAGTATGTGACAAATACCCGAGTTATACTCTCTGGATCTGTCTGCCAAACATCATGTTCATCCTTCAATTGAGTAATTGCCTGATAGAGTCTTTGATGTTTAATGACTGAATAAAAGTATCTTGTATTATCATCCCCTAACTTTATCCATGTT
Protein-coding sequences here:
- the LOC138898464 gene encoding uncharacterized protein, with product MKSDVNIWTHKVPQDCSWYWRKLNSLKEEMKSWYQGDTCKLSVNGNYSITRSYIAIKGPHKRWPTTDLLWNAIAQPKHRIIMWLAAQGRPLTKARLSTLHIHVDEDKCALCDNQEVKTNQHLFVECQWSKDVRDTLMHWVGIQMQPRDIQRVLYTTKRKKWQLVKKEVVAASWAAIVYHIWKAKN